One Paraburkholderia sp. HP33-1 genomic region harbors:
- a CDS encoding arylamine N-acetyltransferase family protein, with protein MSHTINLESYFARIGYQGPRAATLDVLRAIHRLHPAAIPFENLNPLTGRPVRLDLEAIERKLVSARRGGYCFEQNLLFANVLMQLGFKVTPLLARVVWGREPGTIAPRTHTVLRVDIDGEAWIADVGFGGVTLTAPLRLTAGLAQPVPLGTFRLADAGHDTVYLEVLAPDESWVRVYHVGLRAVEWVDYETSNWYSSTSPDSIFLRNLIVARVLRESRLALFNDQFNERDGEGQIVDERRLASAAELADCLRERFGVNLEDVDIADVFERVRTRNETA; from the coding sequence ATGTCCCACACCATCAATCTGGAAAGCTACTTCGCCCGCATCGGCTATCAAGGCCCGCGCGCCGCTACGCTCGACGTGTTGCGGGCGATTCACCGGCTGCATCCCGCCGCGATCCCGTTCGAGAACCTGAACCCGCTGACGGGCCGGCCGGTCAGGCTCGACCTCGAAGCCATCGAACGCAAGCTCGTGAGCGCCAGGCGCGGCGGCTATTGCTTCGAGCAGAACCTGCTGTTTGCGAACGTGCTGATGCAACTCGGCTTCAAGGTGACGCCGCTGCTCGCGCGGGTCGTATGGGGCCGCGAGCCCGGCACGATTGCGCCGCGCACGCACACGGTGCTGCGCGTCGATATCGACGGCGAAGCGTGGATAGCCGACGTGGGCTTCGGCGGCGTGACGCTGACCGCGCCGCTGCGTCTGACCGCCGGCCTCGCGCAGCCGGTTCCGCTCGGCACGTTCCGCCTCGCAGACGCAGGGCACGACACCGTCTATCTCGAGGTGTTGGCCCCGGACGAAAGCTGGGTGCGCGTTTATCACGTGGGTCTGCGCGCAGTCGAGTGGGTCGACTATGAAACCTCAAACTGGTACTCGTCGACGTCGCCGGATTCGATCTTCCTGCGCAACCTGATCGTGGCCCGCGTGTTGCGCGAGTCGCGCCTGGCGCTGTTCAACGATCAGTTCAACGAGCGTGACGGAGAAGGACAGATCGTCGACGAACGGCGCCTCGCGAGCGCCGCCGAACTCGCCGATTGTCTGCGCGAACGCTTCGGTGTGAACCTGGAGGACGTCGATATCGCCGACGTGTTCGAGCGCGTGCGCACGCGCAACGAGACCGCGTAA
- a CDS encoding carbohydrate porin produces the protein MKFAQLAGTRANARSICDSSAHTGATHRTRLPSMRRAAVCTAFAWASLTAHSALAEANPDANPEAPEADLNIQATQTNQWTGLWNRQQLLGDMGGLRPWLGKYGMTFTLTETSEVLANLRGGLERGADYDGLTTATLQMDTQKAFGLPGGLFNVSALQIHGANLSANKLGTLNTASGIEADDATRLWELWYQQSFLNKRVDVKIGQQSLDQEFITSTYAALFLNTMFGWPALPSYDMPSGGPAYPLAGLGVRVRGQITPSLTALAGVYSGDPLGNDPSNMSGTNFNLHNGALWIGELQYAINQPAEGEMVGVGRAGLPGTYKLGVWYNTNKFADQRYDNMGLSLANPASSGIPANHNGNYSFYAVADQMVWRPDPDEPRSLGVFARVMGAPGDRNLVSVAANLGVVLKAPFKGRDNDSAGLALTYIKIGSHVNGLDQDFLAFNGSPYGVRTSETTLEATYQYQVNPWWQLQADAQYTFNAGAGQNPTDPTQPLRNTFVVGMRTTINF, from the coding sequence ATGAAGTTCGCCCAACTCGCTGGAACGCGCGCCAATGCGCGTTCCATTTGCGACTCTTCTGCACATACAGGCGCAACTCATCGTACGCGTTTGCCTTCGATGCGGCGCGCCGCCGTCTGCACGGCCTTCGCGTGGGCCTCGTTGACCGCCCATTCGGCGCTGGCCGAAGCCAACCCCGATGCCAACCCGGAAGCCCCTGAAGCCGACCTGAACATTCAGGCGACGCAGACCAACCAATGGACGGGCCTGTGGAACCGTCAGCAATTGCTCGGCGACATGGGCGGCCTGCGTCCGTGGCTCGGCAAGTACGGGATGACCTTCACGCTGACCGAAACCAGCGAAGTGCTGGCCAATCTGCGCGGCGGTCTCGAGCGCGGCGCCGATTACGACGGCCTGACCACCGCCACCTTGCAGATGGATACGCAAAAAGCGTTCGGCCTTCCGGGCGGCCTCTTCAACGTCAGCGCGCTGCAGATTCACGGCGCGAACCTGAGCGCGAACAAGCTCGGCACGCTGAACACGGCAAGCGGCATCGAGGCCGACGACGCGACGCGTCTGTGGGAGCTCTGGTATCAGCAGTCATTCCTGAACAAGCGCGTCGACGTAAAGATCGGCCAGCAGAGTCTCGACCAGGAATTCATCACGAGCACGTATGCGGCCCTGTTCCTCAACACGATGTTCGGCTGGCCCGCGCTGCCCTCGTACGACATGCCGTCGGGCGGACCCGCCTATCCGCTCGCGGGTCTCGGCGTACGCGTGCGCGGCCAGATCACGCCGTCGCTGACCGCGCTCGCCGGCGTGTACTCCGGCGACCCGCTCGGCAACGACCCGAGCAACATGAGCGGCACGAACTTCAACCTGCATAACGGCGCGTTGTGGATCGGCGAGTTGCAGTACGCGATCAACCAGCCGGCCGAAGGCGAAATGGTCGGCGTGGGTCGTGCCGGTCTGCCGGGCACCTACAAGCTCGGCGTCTGGTACAACACCAACAAGTTCGCCGATCAGCGTTACGACAACATGGGGCTGTCGCTCGCGAATCCAGCGTCGAGCGGTATCCCCGCGAATCACAACGGCAACTACAGCTTCTACGCCGTCGCCGACCAGATGGTGTGGCGCCCCGACCCCGACGAACCGCGCAGCCTCGGCGTGTTCGCGCGGGTGATGGGCGCGCCGGGCGATCGCAACCTCGTGAGCGTCGCGGCCAACCTCGGCGTCGTGCTGAAGGCGCCGTTCAAGGGCCGCGACAACGACAGCGCCGGCCTCGCGCTGACCTACATCAAGATCGGCAGTCACGTCAACGGACTTGATCAGGACTTCCTGGCATTCAACGGCAGCCCGTACGGCGTGCGCACCAGCGAAACCACGCTCGAAGCGACCTATCAGTACCAGGTCAATCCGTGGTGGCAGCTGCAGGCCGACGCGCAATACACGTTCAACGCCGGCGCGGGCCAGAACCCGACCGACCCGACGCAGCCGCTGCGCAATACGTTCGTCGTCGGCATGCGGACCACGATCAATTTCTGA
- a CDS encoding amino acid ABC transporter permease, whose amino-acid sequence MQTFDPTVITHNLQPIAAGLATTLGTWAGGVAIGLVIGFLIAVLQLFCGRWLRVALRVYIELLRGTPFLVQLFLLYYGGPSIGLTLEPLTAGIVGLGLYGSAYFAEAFRSGFQSVPKGHLEAASCLGLTRWQAILRIQAPQMLVLIVPALTNLIIVLSKETAVLSIVTVPELTFVLTGIGSATFAFVETLLVLCVCYLALVELTSRAGMWAEARLARFMA is encoded by the coding sequence ATGCAAACGTTCGACCCGACCGTCATCACGCACAACCTGCAGCCGATCGCCGCCGGTCTCGCGACGACGCTCGGCACGTGGGCCGGGGGCGTCGCGATCGGTCTCGTGATCGGCTTCCTGATCGCGGTGCTGCAACTGTTCTGTGGACGCTGGCTGCGCGTCGCGCTGCGCGTCTATATCGAACTGCTGCGCGGCACGCCGTTTCTCGTGCAACTGTTTCTGCTCTACTACGGCGGCCCGTCGATCGGCCTCACACTCGAACCGCTGACGGCTGGCATCGTCGGCCTCGGCCTTTATGGCAGCGCGTATTTCGCCGAGGCATTCCGCTCCGGCTTCCAGTCAGTGCCGAAAGGCCATCTCGAAGCGGCGTCGTGTCTCGGACTCACGCGCTGGCAGGCGATCCTGCGCATCCAGGCGCCGCAGATGCTGGTACTGATCGTGCCCGCGCTGACCAATCTGATCATCGTGCTGAGCAAGGAAACGGCTGTGCTGTCGATCGTCACCGTGCCCGAGCTGACGTTCGTGCTGACCGGCATCGGCTCGGCCACCTTCGCTTTCGTCGAAACCCTGCTGGTGCTGTGCGTGTGCTACCTCGCGCTGGTCGAGCTGACCTCGCGCGCGGGCATGTGGGCCGAAGCCCGCCTCGCACGCTTCATGGCATGA
- a CDS encoding iron ABC transporter substrate-binding protein produces MAYSWFATRLRALGSVAALSLTALGTMPSAAHAASITLYNAQHEQVVNLLAKDFEKQSGISVKIRNGEGPALAAQIVAEGAASPADVYFTENSPELMLLEEKGLLAKVDAATLGAVPARFNSPGGVWVAVTARESVLAYNTTKLQASQLPQSVFDLAKPEWKGKVGIAPSDADFLPLVSAVLALKGEEQTLAWLKGLKANSQIFDDDEGVVAAVNRGAVATGLINNYYWTRLHAEIGDAKTRSAIYHFGHGDAGALVNVSGAAVLKSAHNADGAQKFLAYLVSERAQQLMANSHVMFEYPLHAGVAPDPILKPFAELTPPTLTIQQLGDDSQAGKLLRQAGLL; encoded by the coding sequence ATGGCTTATTCCTGGTTTGCCACCCGCTTGCGCGCGCTAGGCAGCGTGGCCGCACTCTCGCTCACCGCGCTCGGGACGATGCCGTCGGCGGCCCATGCCGCGTCGATCACGCTGTACAACGCGCAGCACGAGCAGGTCGTCAATCTGCTCGCCAAGGACTTCGAAAAGCAGTCGGGCATCTCCGTGAAAATCCGCAACGGCGAAGGGCCGGCGCTCGCCGCGCAGATCGTCGCGGAAGGCGCGGCGTCGCCCGCCGACGTGTACTTCACGGAGAACTCGCCGGAGCTGATGCTGCTCGAGGAAAAGGGTCTGCTCGCGAAGGTTGACGCAGCGACGCTCGGCGCTGTGCCGGCTCGTTTCAATTCGCCGGGCGGCGTGTGGGTCGCCGTGACCGCGCGCGAGAGCGTGCTCGCGTACAACACGACGAAACTGCAGGCGTCGCAGCTGCCGCAATCGGTGTTCGACCTCGCGAAGCCGGAATGGAAAGGCAAGGTCGGCATCGCGCCGAGCGACGCCGATTTCCTGCCGCTCGTAAGCGCGGTGCTCGCGCTGAAGGGCGAAGAGCAGACGCTCGCATGGCTGAAGGGCCTGAAAGCCAACTCGCAGATCTTCGACGACGACGAAGGCGTGGTCGCCGCGGTCAATCGCGGCGCGGTCGCGACCGGTCTGATCAACAACTACTACTGGACTCGTCTGCATGCGGAAATCGGCGATGCGAAAACCCGCAGCGCGATCTATCACTTCGGCCACGGCGACGCCGGCGCGCTCGTCAACGTATCGGGCGCGGCCGTGCTGAAGTCCGCGCACAACGCGGACGGTGCGCAGAAGTTTCTCGCCTATCTGGTCAGCGAACGCGCGCAGCAACTGATGGCCAACAGCCACGTGATGTTCGAGTATCCGCTGCACGCGGGCGTCGCGCCGGACCCGATCCTCAAACCGTTCGCCGAACTGACTCCGCCCACGCTGACGATTCAGCAGCTCGGCGACGATAGCCAGGCCGGCAAGCTGCTGCGTCAGGCAGGTCTTCTGTAA
- a CDS encoding methyltransferase family protein, which yields MVTRLILQSLAWLAVMGGLLFGSAGTLAWPAAWWYLIELAVLSLWLGLWLARHDPGLLAERLAPLVQAQQSRWDRPFMAAIWTVWCGWLILMGFDAMRFRWSAPVPAWLMIFGALCVFLCIFICRFVFRANSYAAPVVKIQASRGHKVADTGPYAYVRHPMYACALLFFVGTPLQLGSWWGFAALPVMAYGMGWRAVREERLLAEQLDGYSAYMERVRYRFVPFIW from the coding sequence ATGGTCACGCGTCTGATCCTGCAATCGCTGGCGTGGCTGGCGGTCATGGGCGGGTTGCTGTTCGGCTCGGCCGGCACGCTCGCGTGGCCGGCCGCGTGGTGGTATCTGATCGAGCTGGCGGTGTTGAGCCTGTGGCTCGGCTTATGGCTCGCGCGTCACGATCCCGGGTTGCTTGCGGAGCGGCTCGCGCCGTTGGTGCAGGCGCAGCAGAGTCGCTGGGATCGTCCGTTCATGGCCGCAATCTGGACTGTATGGTGCGGCTGGCTGATCCTGATGGGCTTCGACGCGATGCGCTTTCGCTGGTCCGCGCCGGTGCCGGCGTGGCTCATGATCTTCGGCGCGCTGTGCGTGTTCCTGTGCATCTTTATTTGCCGCTTCGTATTTCGCGCGAACAGCTATGCGGCGCCGGTCGTCAAGATCCAGGCGAGCCGCGGGCACAAGGTCGCCGACACCGGTCCCTATGCCTACGTGCGTCATCCGATGTACGCGTGCGCGCTGCTGTTCTTCGTCGGCACGCCACTGCAGCTCGGCTCGTGGTGGGGGTTCGCGGCGCTGCCCGTGATGGCGTACGGCATGGGCTGGCGCGCGGTGCGCGAGGAGCGGCTGCTTGCCGAGCAGCTCGACGGCTACTCGGCCTACATGGAACGCGTGCGTTACCGTTTCGTGCCGTTTATCTGGTAG
- a CDS encoding amino acid ABC transporter ATP-binding protein produces MNAIADMSSSAQSSAPSASATASAPNAAPLIEVRDLRKRFGDVEVLRGVDLEIARSEVVCVIGPSGSGKSTLLRCLAALETYDHGDVRIEGELLGYTERNGKRVRASHGEINRVRRNVGMVFQQFNLWPHMTALGNVMEALLRVRHLSHDEARRRANTMLETVGLAHKGDAYPAKLSGGQQQRVAIARALAMEPHIMLFDEPTSALDPELVGEVLQVMKQLARDGMTMAVVTHEMGFAAQVADKVVFIDQGRVAVQGKPRDVFHDAAQPRLRQFLQNYLDRNAFWTRGPDDTQPL; encoded by the coding sequence ATGAACGCCATCGCCGACATGTCCTCCTCCGCGCAATCTTCCGCGCCGTCCGCGAGCGCCACGGCGAGCGCACCGAACGCCGCGCCGCTGATCGAAGTGCGCGATCTACGCAAACGCTTCGGCGATGTCGAGGTGCTGCGCGGCGTCGATCTCGAGATCGCGCGCTCCGAAGTCGTCTGCGTGATCGGGCCGTCGGGCTCGGGCAAGAGCACGCTGCTGCGGTGCCTCGCCGCGCTCGAAACCTACGATCACGGCGACGTGCGCATCGAAGGCGAACTGCTCGGCTATACCGAGCGCAACGGCAAACGCGTGCGCGCATCGCATGGCGAGATCAACCGCGTGCGTCGCAATGTCGGCATGGTGTTTCAGCAGTTCAATTTGTGGCCGCACATGACGGCGCTCGGCAACGTGATGGAAGCGTTGCTGCGCGTGCGGCACCTGTCGCACGACGAAGCGCGCCGCCGTGCAAACACGATGCTGGAGACGGTGGGCCTCGCGCACAAGGGCGACGCCTATCCGGCCAAGCTGTCGGGTGGTCAACAGCAGCGCGTGGCGATTGCACGCGCGCTCGCGATGGAGCCGCACATCATGCTGTTCGACGAACCGACTTCGGCGCTCGATCCGGAGCTCGTCGGCGAAGTGCTGCAGGTGATGAAGCAGCTCGCGCGCGACGGCATGACGATGGCCGTGGTCACGCATGAAATGGGCTTTGCCGCGCAGGTCGCCGACAAGGTCGTGTTCATCGATCAAGGCCGCGTCGCCGTGCAGGGCAAACCGCGCGACGTGTTTCACGATGCCGCGCAGCCGCGTCTGCGGCAGTTTCTGCAAAACTATTTGGACCGCAATGCGTTCTGGACGCGCGGCCCCGACGACACCCAGCCGCTATGA
- the hutC gene encoding histidine utilization repressor, which yields MSTIVRNKRQGKSSASAAKTARGSDDPPAARYEQVKQHIRQIIESGERQAGDRLPSELDLVATLGVSRMTVNRALRELADAGLVTRVSGVGTFVAPNKPQSTLLMIAHIGDEIRSRGHAYRCDMVLLQRETASVTVSNALGLAPGASVFHVVCVHRENGQPVQLEDRYVNPAVAPDFLQHDFSALKPSEYLLTVVPMHDLEHVVDAALPTPAEAGLLEIHAEEPCLTLTRRTWTSGVAVTFARFVHPGSRYRLGCRFSPNTSQRQG from the coding sequence ATGAGCACCATCGTTCGCAACAAGCGTCAAGGCAAATCCTCCGCCAGCGCGGCCAAAACCGCACGCGGCTCCGACGACCCACCCGCCGCGCGCTACGAACAGGTCAAGCAGCACATCCGCCAGATCATCGAATCGGGCGAGCGCCAAGCGGGCGATCGGCTGCCTTCAGAGCTCGACCTCGTCGCGACGCTCGGCGTATCGCGCATGACGGTCAATCGCGCGCTGCGCGAACTCGCGGACGCGGGACTCGTCACGCGCGTCTCGGGCGTCGGCACTTTCGTCGCCCCGAACAAGCCGCAATCGACACTGCTGATGATCGCCCATATCGGCGACGAAATCCGCTCGCGCGGGCACGCGTATCGCTGCGACATGGTGCTGTTGCAGCGCGAGACCGCGTCGGTCACGGTGTCGAACGCATTGGGGCTCGCGCCGGGCGCTTCGGTGTTTCATGTCGTCTGCGTGCATCGCGAGAACGGCCAGCCGGTGCAGCTGGAAGATCGCTATGTGAATCCGGCCGTCGCGCCCGACTTTCTACAGCACGATTTTTCGGCGCTCAAGCCGTCCGAGTATCTGCTGACGGTCGTGCCGATGCACGATCTCGAACACGTGGTCGACGCAGCGCTGCCGACGCCCGCCGAAGCCGGGTTGCTCGAAATTCACGCCGAGGAGCCGTGCCTCACGCTGACGCGCCGCACGTGGACGAGCGGCGTCGCGGTGACGTTCGCGCGCTTCGTGCACCCGGGTTCGCGCTATCGACTCGGTTGCCGCTTTTCGCCGAATACATCGCAGCGGCAGGGATAA
- a CDS encoding amino acid ABC transporter permease has protein sequence MFNTTVFVQGLPLLLHAALATVGISLTGLVIGFFVGIGVCSARLSRHRAARLAGGAYVFFFRGVPMLVQLLLVYYLLPFAGINVSPIVAAISTVSLCSASYIAEILRGGFLSIPPGHLEAARMLGLSSLDTLRRILVPQAFRLTLPSLVNEMVLLIKASSLISVVGVAELTRTAQNIAASTYRPLEAYVAAGLIYFMICGALALVAHAAEHRLQHA, from the coding sequence ATGTTCAACACGACCGTCTTCGTTCAGGGTCTGCCGCTGTTGTTGCATGCGGCGCTCGCCACCGTCGGCATTTCGCTGACGGGGCTCGTGATCGGCTTTTTCGTCGGCATCGGCGTGTGCAGCGCGCGGCTGTCACGGCATCGTGCCGCGCGTCTCGCAGGCGGCGCCTATGTGTTCTTCTTTCGCGGCGTGCCGATGCTCGTGCAGCTGCTGCTCGTGTACTACCTGCTGCCATTCGCCGGCATCAACGTGTCGCCGATCGTCGCTGCGATCAGCACAGTGTCACTGTGCTCGGCCTCGTATATCGCGGAAATTCTGCGCGGCGGCTTTCTGAGCATTCCGCCCGGACATCTCGAAGCCGCGCGCATGCTCGGTCTATCGTCGCTCGATACGCTGCGGCGCATTCTGGTGCCGCAGGCATTCCGTTTGACGCTGCCGTCGCTCGTCAATGAAATGGTGCTGCTGATCAAGGCTTCTTCGCTGATCTCGGTGGTCGGCGTCGCGGAGTTGACGCGCACCGCGCAGAACATCGCCGCGAGCACTTACCGGCCGCTCGAAGCGTATGTCGCAGCCGGGCTCATCTACTTCATGATCTGTGGTGCGCTCGCGCTCGTCGCGCATGCGGCCGAGCACCGTTTGCAGCACGCCTGA
- the hutC gene encoding histidine utilization repressor — protein sequence MPAVQTEQKQDFAERDGDTPAKAMPAYEQIKRYVLQRISEGEWKPGGLIPSETELVKEFGVARMTVSRALRELTAERVLTRVQGSGTFVAPQRYESTVLEIRNIADEIAARGHRHSARVLTLEPSDDADALKALGLASGPAFHSCIVHSEEGEPIQYEDRFVNPKVFPEYLQQDFSVETPNHYMVRLAPVQRAEFRIYAQKPDAYVRRHLMMDIGEPCLLLWRRTWVGENVATSVWLWHPASRFHLAGTV from the coding sequence ATGCCCGCCGTACAGACCGAGCAGAAACAGGATTTCGCCGAACGCGATGGTGATACGCCGGCCAAAGCGATGCCCGCGTACGAACAGATCAAACGCTACGTGCTCCAGCGCATCAGCGAAGGCGAATGGAAGCCAGGCGGGCTGATCCCTTCCGAAACTGAACTGGTCAAGGAGTTCGGCGTTGCGCGCATGACGGTGTCGCGCGCGCTGCGCGAGCTGACCGCCGAGCGTGTACTCACGCGCGTGCAGGGCTCGGGCACCTTCGTCGCGCCGCAACGGTATGAATCGACGGTGCTGGAGATCCGCAATATCGCTGATGAAATCGCCGCGCGCGGTCATCGTCACTCGGCGCGCGTGCTGACGCTCGAACCGAGCGACGACGCCGATGCGCTCAAAGCGCTCGGTCTCGCGAGCGGTCCCGCGTTTCATTCGTGCATCGTGCACAGCGAGGAAGGCGAGCCGATCCAGTACGAAGACCGCTTCGTCAATCCGAAGGTGTTCCCTGAATATCTGCAGCAGGACTTCTCGGTCGAAACGCCGAATCACTACATGGTGCGGCTCGCGCCGGTGCAGCGCGCCGAGTTTCGCATTTATGCGCAGAAGCCCGACGCCTATGTGCGGCGTCATCTGATGATGGATATCGGCGAGCCGTGTCTGCTGTTGTGGCGGCGCACGTGGGTCGGCGAGAACGTCGCGACGTCGGTTTGGCTATGGCATCCGGCGTCGCGCTTTCATCTGGCCGGGACTGTCTAG
- the efeB gene encoding iron uptake transporter deferrochelatase/peroxidase subunit, whose amino-acid sequence MTNDHPPRPSRRGFLKAGGAAVAAGASLGAGLANSPAALAKAPAHSAQNADPQLAVEPFYGPHQGGIVTPQQSHTYVAALDLTTDKRDDVIALLRAWTEAAARLTQGGTAFAMPVGDNQAAPDSGDVLGLGPNGLTITFGFGPGLFTKDGKDRYGLASRRPAALVDLPRFNGDQLIKEKTGGDLFIQACANDAQVAFHAVRQLSRRAYGVATMRWGQAGFLSGPRGQTPRNLMGFKDGTNNPSTAKPELMNQFVWARATDDAPWMEGGTYTVVRRIRITLEHWDNTELGFQEQVFGRHKYSGAPIGSKNEFDAVDLKAADKDGNPMIPENSHVRLSNQASNNGAQILRRSYSYNEGTNFYIERWPPWRQETEYDAGLIFIAHQRDPRTGFIPINDRLAKFDMMNQFTTHIGSAIFVVPPGAKPGSYVGAGLFET is encoded by the coding sequence ATGACAAACGATCACCCCCCACGGCCGTCACGACGCGGCTTCCTGAAAGCGGGCGGCGCCGCGGTCGCCGCCGGCGCGAGTCTCGGCGCCGGGCTTGCGAACTCGCCGGCCGCGCTCGCGAAGGCGCCCGCGCATAGCGCGCAGAACGCCGATCCGCAGCTCGCGGTCGAGCCGTTCTACGGCCCGCATCAAGGCGGCATCGTCACGCCGCAGCAGAGCCACACTTACGTCGCCGCGCTCGATCTGACCACTGACAAGCGCGACGACGTGATCGCACTGCTGCGCGCCTGGACCGAAGCGGCCGCTCGTCTCACCCAGGGCGGCACGGCGTTCGCGATGCCCGTCGGCGACAACCAGGCCGCGCCCGATTCCGGCGACGTGCTCGGCCTCGGCCCGAACGGTCTGACGATCACGTTCGGCTTCGGCCCCGGCCTCTTCACGAAGGACGGTAAGGACCGCTACGGGCTCGCCTCGCGCCGCCCCGCCGCACTCGTCGATTTGCCACGCTTCAACGGCGATCAGCTGATCAAGGAGAAAACCGGCGGCGACCTGTTCATCCAGGCATGCGCGAACGACGCGCAGGTCGCGTTTCACGCGGTGCGCCAATTGTCGCGCCGCGCCTATGGCGTCGCGACGATGCGCTGGGGCCAGGCCGGTTTCCTGTCCGGTCCGCGCGGTCAGACGCCGCGCAATCTGATGGGCTTCAAGGACGGCACCAACAATCCGTCGACCGCGAAGCCGGAGCTGATGAACCAGTTCGTGTGGGCCCGCGCCACCGACGACGCGCCGTGGATGGAAGGTGGCACCTATACGGTCGTGCGCCGCATCCGCATCACGCTCGAACATTGGGACAACACCGAGCTGGGCTTTCAGGAACAGGTGTTCGGCCGCCACAAGTACAGCGGCGCGCCGATCGGCAGCAAGAACGAGTTCGACGCGGTGGACCTGAAGGCCGCGGACAAGGACGGCAACCCGATGATCCCGGAGAACTCGCACGTGCGTCTGTCGAATCAGGCTAGCAACAACGGCGCGCAGATTCTGCGCCGCTCGTATTCGTACAACGAAGGCACGAACTTCTATATCGAGCGCTGGCCGCCGTGGCGCCAGGAAACCGAGTACGACGCGGGGCTGATTTTCATCGCGCACCAGCGCGACCCGCGCACCGGCTTCATCCCGATCAACGACCGGCTCGCGAAGTTCGACATGATGAACCAGTTCACGACCCACATCGGCAGTGCGATCTTCGTCGTGCCGCCGGGGGCGAAGCCGGGTTCGTATGTCGGCGCGGGGCTGTTCGAGACGTGA